The sequence below is a genomic window from Salinispira pacifica.
ATCTGAATATAATCCAGGAAGAAGTGGACAGGCTGAATGACCTGAGCAGCAGAATCCGGGAGTTTTTAAAGAACCCTGCCGGTAATCCCGGCACTATACATCTTCAGGATTATCTTCCCGAGCTGATCAAACGGATGCCCGAACATACATCATTTGAAGACAACCTGCCGGAAGATACAGCCTGCATTGTCTCCATAGATGAGAGCCGTCTGCGGTCCATCCTGGAAAATCTCATCCTTAATGCACATGAAGCCAATAGATCCGGCGACAATGAAGATATGCCTGTAAAAATACTTCTTGAGCAAGGAAAGCGGAATTATGTACTGAGAGTTCAGGACCGGGGGAACGGAATAGACAGGGAGAACAGAGAACGGATTTTTGACCCTTTCTTTACAACCAAAACCAGGGGGTCGGGTATTGGGCTTTCCATCGCCAGACAGTTTGCCCAGGCTGCCGGTGGAAGTCTTGAGTATCATCCCAGAGATGGAGGCGGGAGTGAATTTATCCTTACTCTTCCATCTTCATCGCGTGAAGCGGGTTCCCTAAGGAAGCACAAAGGGAGAAATGTAGTGGAGCAGGAATGACAGTTCTAATAATCGATGATGAAAAAAACATACGGGAATCTCTTTCGAAACTGCTTGAAATGGACGGTTTCTCAGCTGAGGCCGCCGACCACCCGGTTCTTGCCCAGGAGATGCTTGAAGCAAAAACATATGCATGCATCCTGCTCGACCTGCGCATGCCGGATATTGATGGGCTGGAAATGCTTGACTGGATAAAACAGCGGGGGATCCAGACTCCGGTTATGATGATGTCAGCGCATGGGGACATACAGGATGCCGTGAGTGCTCTGCACAAAGGCGCAATGGATTACCTGGTAAAGCCCTTCGACATAGATGAACTTCTGATACGAATGAAACGCATAATAGAAGCTCATCAGACGAGTCTGCGTTTACGGGCAGGAATAATTGCCGCAGAATCATCCGGTACCCCAACTCTCCAGCTGCGAAATCCTGGTATGCTCGAACTCCAGCGCATCATCAACAAGGCTGCACCCACAGAGAGCACTGTGCTGATTACCGGCGAAAGCGGTACGGGAAAAGAAATTACCGCCCGGAAACTACATGATCTAAGTACGCGCAAAAAGGGCTGCTTCATACCTGTAAACATTGCAGGAATTTCTGAACAATTACTGGAAAGTGAACTCTTCGGTTACGAGAAGGGGGCATTTACAGGTGCAGAAAAGCAGACTCCGGGTATTTTTGAGGCTGCTGAAGGAGGGACAGTATTTCTGGACGAAATTGGAGAAATGAGTATCAATCTCCAGGCGAAACTGTTGAGAGTGTTACAGGAAAGAAAAATTCGCCGTGTGGGAGGGGTACATGAAGTTGCTGTTGATGTACGCATCCTGGCCGCAACAAATCGAGATCTTGAGACCATGGTATCAAGAGAACAGTTTCGTGAAGATCTGTTTTACCGCTTGAATGTGTTGCGCATTTCCATTCCTCCGTTGCGTGAAAGAAGGGAAGAAATACCTGAACTGATTGGAAATATCATTGCTAAAATATGCCGCAAGCTAGGGCGGCCGCATCCAGATCTCAGTGATGAAGCATTAGCCGCGTTGAAAGCGTATGATTATCCGGGGAATATCAGGGAACTTGAAAACCTGCTGGAACGGGCATTAATACTCTGTGAAGGAAATTCAATCGGACTTGCCGACTTCCCGGGCATTGCCTCGGCATCCAGAAAACACAGTTCCACAAAGCAATACAGGAATGGTCACCCGCCTGGAGATGGCGAGATGAATAGTATATTCGATGGGAGTATGAAAGACATTGAGCGAAGAGCACTATCCGCAGTGTTGGCAAAACATATGGGAAACCGCAGCCGGAGCGCAGAACAGCTTGGTATCAGCAGAAAAACACTCATTTCAAAAATCAAAGAATACGGTCTGGATTGAGATGGTTCTGACGCAATATTTAGGGCCTCCTGAAAAAACCCTATGCTGCCATATTACCATACCCCAATACCACGGGGTAATGAGACTTCGGAATTTTTCGGCTGCGTAACATAGCTATGATCAAGACGTAAAAAAGATCCTTCCGAATCTTTTCCAGGTTCATCACCAGCATGATCATGGCCACCTGCGATTCACTGGTCTCAGCAAGCTTTGTCATTAATCGACCCATTGAGTACCGTCGTTTGGCTCTGCCGAATGTCCCTTCTACGGCGATTCTATCCAGCTCATCCTGACGGGCCAGCTTCTTTCGTTCTCGATTTTCTCCACGATCTTTCGGTGGACGACCAAGCGGCGGACCGGATAATCTGATTCCCCGTTTCTTGCACCAATTTCGGTTGTCCCTGGTGCGGTAAATCTGATCGGCGTGTATTGATTCCGGATACACGCCATATCTCTGTTTGTAATTTTCAGCCTGCATGTCTAAATCACCAGACTCGTTGTATGGATCCCATGAACAGCGATCGATGAACATGTACCCGTCAATATTGGCGGATGAAATCTTCATGCCGAACTCAACCGGGGTACCGGCTTTTCCCCTGACTATGGGGCGAATATGGGGTTGGGATATGCTCACGATCCGGCCTGACATTCGATGATCTTTGTTTTCATACATCAGGGCCTGCTGGCGAAAGACTTCTGAGATCACCAGCAGATTCCGGTACTGCTGCCGAGACAGGCTATTCAAGCCGACTACCGTCGCTAATTGCTCTATGTGCCGGAGATTACGGCGTATGTACCCCAGCTGCTTGCGTATTGCTTTGCGAATCTTGTTCTTGCTCGCTTTGCGCTTTTTGATGACCGCCAAAAAATCCTTTCGCGCCCTTTGCCGGTATGTTCGGGGTTTTGTCGCCCCTTGGGCCGTTTTGCGTGAAGAACGTCTATGATGGTTTCCAGTTTTGTCCGGCTCTCATTTAAAAGGGAAAGGTCTGTGGGATATCGAATATCACCGGGTACGCAGGTGGCATCAATCAGAAGCTTTCCGTTGTTTTCTACCTCAGGATTTTCTTCTTTTTCAGCTTCCGTATCATCTTCAGTTTTTTTTTACGTTCTTCGGCAATAATCAATTCATTTGCGTGAGTGATCATG
It includes:
- a CDS encoding sigma-54-dependent transcriptional regulator, whose amino-acid sequence is MTVLIIDDEKNIRESLSKLLEMDGFSAEAADHPVLAQEMLEAKTYACILLDLRMPDIDGLEMLDWIKQRGIQTPVMMMSAHGDIQDAVSALHKGAMDYLVKPFDIDELLIRMKRIIEAHQTSLRLRAGIIAAESSGTPTLQLRNPGMLELQRIINKAAPTESTVLITGESGTGKEITARKLHDLSTRKKGCFIPVNIAGISEQLLESELFGYEKGAFTGAEKQTPGIFEAAEGGTVFLDEIGEMSINLQAKLLRVLQERKIRRVGGVHEVAVDVRILAATNRDLETMVSREQFREDLFYRLNVLRISIPPLRERREEIPELIGNIIAKICRKLGRPHPDLSDEALAALKAYDYPGNIRELENLLERALILCEGNSIGLADFPGIASASRKHSSTKQYRNGHPPGDGEMNSIFDGSMKDIERRALSAVLAKHMGNRSRSAEQLGISRKTLISKIKEYGLD